The stretch of DNA AAGGGCTGGCCAAATTTGGATGATCCGCTGTCGCTGATGAGCGGGTTGATAATACCGCCATTTTCCTGTGTACGATACCTGTTTACGATAACGTTGGCGAGGAGCCGGTAGCGCTGGTTTTTCGTCTGGAAATTATTGAACAGTGCTATTTCAGTACTGGCTGTGCTTTGCTGCTGATAATAGCCCTCTGACCCTCCTCCCCGTATCTTCAGGCCAACATTCCATCCCGGATTTATATTGCGCGTATGCAGCGCCTCCAGGATCTGAAGGTTGGTACCTCCGCCCTGCACGTAATACAGGCGGGTGTAAGGAGTAAAGGTATTGTAATATCGAATGTTCTGCCGGGTGGTGCGATACAGATCCCATTGATTGAATCCCAGTTCGAACTGCTGGCCGGGCATCTCATATTGCAGCGGGAAAGCCGGGCTGCCATAAACCGAAGTATGCAGGTAGAAACGGGCCCTCGCATAAATAGGATCATATTGGGCAAAGTCAACGAGCAGGCTATCCTGAACCTGAAGTGAATCGTAATGAATATCAATGAGTTCCTCGGTGGTGAATAACACCCGGACGCTGTCATCCGGCACAGCCGTTTCCTGGGAATGGATAGCGGTGTGAGAAGCAAGAAATAAGAATAGCAGGAGTACCCGTGAAGCTGTCATCAATCAGCTTTCAAAATTCTGAAAGATTTTGTGAATTCTTCTCCGCTTAGCGTAAGGATATACATTCCCGGATACAGGAACTGCCGTGTACCTACCTTCCACCGGTTTTCCCCTGAAGGAAATCTTCTTTCCAGAGAGAACAATTCCTGCCCCAAAAGGGTGTGCATTGACATTTGCATTTGCTGATCCACGGACAATTCAAAAACCAGCGAGAAATGATCAATAAATGGATTGGGGGATAGAATTGCGTCAGGAAATTCTTCTTTTGAAGGCGTATAATACAGCGTATCCAGTTTAAGAAGAAAGAGCCCATTTTCAAGATCGGAAGCTGCTATGATCCCGGATGGAAAAAAGGGATAAATTCCCCAGCATCCCAACATGCCGCCATACCCGGTATTTTGTGGGTAGGTGTCATACGCATCAATAAATTCCGGTTCTTCAGGATTTGAAATATCAAAAACCACCACGCCTTCATGGTAATAGGAAATATAAAGATATTCATCGCGGATGAAAGGATTGTGCGGAATAGAACCTTCATTCCAATTATAACCCAACAACGATTTTAATTTCAGGTCAGTAGGATCAGAAGCATCAAATAGTTTGAGCCGGGTATGGTGGGTTTCATCCGCCATGATCAGCAGCTTGCTGTTCGCAGCGCGCCAGGAGCTGTGATTATATCCCTGGTCAGGATAAATTTGCAGATCCGTTATGAGTTTTGGGTTCACCGGATCGCGGTAATCGTAGATCATAAAACCGTCATCGCCTACCGAGCAGTAGGCCGTGTCATTCTCTACAAATACGTCATGTACTTCTGAAAACAGCGGATCGCCTCCTACTACGGGCGGCTTTAAACGTGAGATAAGGACAGGATTCACAGGATCATCAAGAGACAGCACTGCCATTGGAGCATACCCTGTAGGAGTTGCATTATCAGCGAGATAAAGGCGGCTGTTTTCTACAAAAATATTGTGCGTCTGAATGCTGAACTGGTTGCTGTCATAAACCTTGTGAACGGAATCAGGCAAATAGCTGAGATCGAATATCTGGAGGGAACTGTTGTTTTCATCCGCCACCGCGTAGCAATAATTCAGGTAGGTTTTAAAATCGCGGTGAATACAGCCCGGAGCTTTGCCGGCCTCTACATCGCATAGCACGGGTTTTTCAGGATCGGTGATGTCGAAAAAGTAAATGCTGTCATAGCTGCCCATTATCACGAACTCACGTCCCTGGCTATCTACCCATCCCCATATATCATTGAAAATTTCGCTTCCTCCCGGACTGAGATCTTCATTATTCCAGTTTGCCTGAAGCTTCAGTGAGCGTACCATTTCCACTTCTTCCTGCGCACTTGCAGTAAAAGCAAAAAGCATCAGCAATAAAAGGAGCGTATTTCTAAAGAAGTTGATCATAAGGAGGAAATGAGCGCCTTGATGAGTCGCGTCATTTTGGGTTCGGTTTTCTGCGCAGCGGCAATGACGTCTTCAACCGTAACCGGTTCGAGAATTTCATGCCAGCCTTCATCAGTCACCACGGATATAGCAAAACATTTCAGCCCCATTTGCACCGCTACTAAAACTTCCGGTATGGTGCTCATTCCCACCACATCTGCCCCCATCACCTGGATCATCTTGTATTCTGCTGCTGTTTCCAGATTTGGCCCCTGCACGCTTGCATAAGTGCCCACATGGATCGGGATCTTGTTTTCCCTCGCAATGGCAGTTGCCTTCCGGATCATTTCGCGGTCGTAAGGCTCATAGAGATCAGGGAACCGCGGACCAAGCTCAGGATAATGGCGGCCCCGCAAAGGGTTTTCCGGCAATAGATTGATGTGGTCATTCAGCACCATCAGGTCGCAAGTGCGGATGCTGGGATTTACCGAGCCACATGCATTGGATACGAAAAGCCGGGAAATGCCCAGGAACTTCATTACCCGCACAGGAAACGTGACTTCTTCCATTGAGTAGCCCTCGTAATAGTGAAACCGGCCCAGCATGGCCACCACTTTTTTCCCGCTCAGCATACCGAATACCAGTTTGCCATGATGGCTTTCAACCGTGGAAATTGGGAAATGCGGGATTTCGTCATAACTCAGAGAAGTGATGATCTCCACCTCTTTAATCAAGCCGCCAAGGCCGGTTCCCAGTATGACTCCATACTCCGGCTCAAAGTCAGTCTTGCTTTTAATAAATCCAACAGTCTCAGTAATCTTTTGAATTAAATCCATTTTTCATCTTTGAAATTATCAGGGCAGAATCCACCAGAGCTTTTGAAACCCTGATCATTTTACGCGGGTCCAGGTTTGAGAACGACCCAGCAGCGAAAACCCCAGATAACCTCTCACTGTCAGTGTATTCGCATCCTCCAGCGTTAATTCGCAGCTATATTCCTTACCTGAAGAGGGGTCGTAAATATCCCCATCTTCCCATTTGTTGCCACCTTCATATTCCAGATTGCTCAATATTACCAGTCCTTCCAATGGCCGGCTACGGAGTTCTGTTTCAGGGTTGTTTTTGTCACGTTTGGGTTCACCCTCATCATTTAGTGGTTGGGTCAAATCAGCAAGCTTTCCAAAATATTTGTTGCCTTGTCTGTAAATCTTCACCTTGGCCTTCTTGTCCTCAGTCCACCAAAGACCGGCTATATCATTGGCAGTTTGTGCGGCAGTTTTAAGCGGTATCTGAAAACAGACAAAAAGCAAGATCAGCAAGAAATGGTTTTTCATTTTTATCAAGTTTTAAAATTAATAGCCAAACAAATGGCAATATAAATCTGTCAAAGGAAATTTTTCATCTTTGCACCCGTTTTCTGCATTTACCCATAAAAAATCTCCTTGTGAAAAGTTTTCCCATCATTACTGTTATAGGTCTTTTGTTTTGTATTTCTTCAGCCACAGCACAAGAGGGCCAGGAAGATACCGCAATAATTTCCACGGTAGATTACAAATACGCACTTGGAGTGCGCGGTGGAGCCGTTACAGGTTTCAATGCCAAAATGATGATTGCGCCCCAGGATGCCATCGAAGTAATAGGAGGTTCAGGCTGGAAATATTCCGGCTTGCAGCTCATCGCGTTGTACGAACGCCACGCAGGTGCTTTCCAGTCTCACGTGGATGGGATGAACTGGTTTTTTGGAGGTGGATTGCATACCGGCCTTTATGACAATGTTTCTTATAAGAACATAAACAGGGATGTGCCCTCCAAAAGCGGGGACTATTTGGTAGTGGGAATAGACGGGATCCTGGGTATTGAATATTTTATCGGTGAAATTCCATTCACCCTGGGGCTTGACATCAGGCCTACGCTGGACATTGTTCCCAAACCGGATTTTTTCCTGGCCGGAGCCATCTCCATCCGCTATGCATGGGGCCGGCAATAGTCCGCCAATCAGCCCTTCGGATGAAAATCTTTTAAGCTCACAGCCACCGCATTCTCGCGCTGCACGAGCTGCATCGGGTCGTTGTATATAAAGTATTCAAAGGCCTCTTCGTGCGCAATGTTGCGTCCTTCCAGAATGCTCATCAATTCCTGCTGTTTGCTGAAGAAATCAATCTTATCAGCCCGTCCTTCAAATTTCAGCAAGGCTTTATAGCTCCCTTCGGTTTTATGAATATTGATCTTATTGGAAAGCGGCCGTGGCAGCTTATCCATCGCATACTCTTTCGGCAGCACCAGGGTCATCGTTCCTTTGCCTGAAGCATCATCATATTGCACAACCATAGGCTTGGTCATCTCAATTTCCTGGCGCACATCGTTTTTCCCGGAAAGGTAGCCATATAGCGTTTTAAAGCCCTTTTTGAGCATTTCTTTGTAGCCACCAGTTCTTACTACTGTGGCCATGACCACAGGCGGATAGTATCGTATCTCAAAATCCTGGGTGCCTTCCACGCGGCTGCTGGGTCGTTCAGCCGTGAATTTATTGGTAAGAACTTTTTTGGCCTGCCATGCGGCAAAGACAGCAGAACCAAAAAGGGCGGTTTTAAGCAGCGTTTTGAATCGCATAATTTTCGTCATTTGGATTTGCAGCTAAGGAACACGCTCCCGAACCGGATTGTTTGAAAGCCAGCCCCAGCATAAAAGAACCCCGCAAAAGTTTATAGTTAAATATAAATATTAAAAATAAATTTATCCAAATAATTTAAATTCTATTGCCTATTGCAAAAAGCCAATTAAATAAATCATTCCTGTAAGGTAGCAATTACCTCTCGCATATCTTTTTCCTCAAAATGAGTAATTAGTTTTAATGCTAAATTTAAAGGTAAAAATCCCGGGTTGATCATTTTGTCAGCCAGTCGGGCATACGTTTCATCAGCCTGGATGATGCGCTGCTCCTGCTCCGCATTGCAAAGTGGAAATAGATCACAGGCCAGGTCCCACGCACATTGCCGGGCCTTTATCATGCTAAAGCCCATAAGCTTTTCGTCAGTCCTGTGTCCGATTAAATCTAGCAACACCATGAGCCTTGAGACCTTTCCGACCCGCCTTTGTATCTCGTTCACCAATCCTAAAAGAATGAGATTCACGGTAAAAAAATCATTTTTCAATGCCTGGAGATCGCCCCCGGCTGAAAAGGCCGAGACAGCTATTCCCAAATCGAGGTTGATGTGGGCATTCATCCCCAGCATTAAGTGCTGAACAATTGACAAATCTTTGTGGGATGGCTCAAATGATCTTTGCCAGCAAAGCCTTACCGGGCGGTCTTCCACGTAATTGTAATAAGCATCCAGGTATAATTCTGCAAAAACAATATCGAAGAGCGCCATGCGGCTATTGTCCTCGAATCGTTTTTCCAGCACCGCCTGCTTAATGGCGCTGGTCGTCCTGCGGTAGGCATAAGCAAAAATTCCGATCGGACTATTTGCCTGAAGTTCCCGCGCTATGATGAGGTCCAACTCCTCAAGGACGTCATCAATGGTATGTAGGTTCCGGTCCATTTGCTTCATTAATGGGCGAAGCTAAGGATGGCGAATGAAACGGGATCAAAAAATCCACAGAACCCCAGGTGGCCTGCCAGCATTTGCAGGGGATCAAACTTTAAGTTATCGAAGATCATTGGGCTAAATCGAATTTATTTTCCCAAAATTATTAAAATGATAATCAGATAAAAATAAAGAGCTATTTCTATTTCCTTTAAAAATTCAGTATTTGATCACTCTGCCTTTCTCCAGTAGCGTAATGGCGGTTTTCCAGT from Bacteroidia bacterium encodes:
- a CDS encoding choice-of-anchor B family protein codes for the protein MINFFRNTLLLLLMLFAFTASAQEEVEMVRSLKLQANWNNEDLSPGGSEIFNDIWGWVDSQGREFVIMGSYDSIYFFDITDPEKPVLCDVEAGKAPGCIHRDFKTYLNYCYAVADENNSSLQIFDLSYLPDSVHKVYDSNQFSIQTHNIFVENSRLYLADNATPTGYAPMAVLSLDDPVNPVLISRLKPPVVGGDPLFSEVHDVFVENDTAYCSVGDDGFMIYDYRDPVNPKLITDLQIYPDQGYNHSSWRAANSKLLIMADETHHTRLKLFDASDPTDLKLKSLLGYNWNEGSIPHNPFIRDEYLYISYYHEGVVVFDISNPEEPEFIDAYDTYPQNTGYGGMLGCWGIYPFFPSGIIAASDLENGLFLLKLDTLYYTPSKEEFPDAILSPNPFIDHFSLVFELSVDQQMQMSMHTLLGQELFSLERRFPSGENRWKVGTRQFLYPGMYILTLSGEEFTKSFRILKAD
- a CDS encoding purine-nucleoside phosphorylase, translating into MDLIQKITETVGFIKSKTDFEPEYGVILGTGLGGLIKEVEIITSLSYDEIPHFPISTVESHHGKLVFGMLSGKKVVAMLGRFHYYEGYSMEEVTFPVRVMKFLGISRLFVSNACGSVNPSIRTCDLMVLNDHINLLPENPLRGRHYPELGPRFPDLYEPYDREMIRKATAIARENKIPIHVGTYASVQGPNLETAAEYKMIQVMGADVVGMSTIPEVLVAVQMGLKCFAISVVTDEGWHEILEPVTVEDVIAAAQKTEPKMTRLIKALISSL
- a CDS encoding DUF2147 domain-containing protein, which encodes MKNHFLLILLFVCFQIPLKTAAQTANDIAGLWWTEDKKAKVKIYRQGNKYFGKLADLTQPLNDEGEPKRDKNNPETELRSRPLEGLVILSNLEYEGGNKWEDGDIYDPSSGKEYSCELTLEDANTLTVRGYLGFSLLGRSQTWTRVK
- a CDS encoding heme-binding protein; the encoded protein is MRFKTLLKTALFGSAVFAAWQAKKVLTNKFTAERPSSRVEGTQDFEIRYYPPVVMATVVRTGGYKEMLKKGFKTLYGYLSGKNDVRQEIEMTKPMVVQYDDASGKGTMTLVLPKEYAMDKLPRPLSNKINIHKTEGSYKALLKFEGRADKIDFFSKQQELMSILEGRNIAHEEAFEYFIYNDPMQLVQRENAVAVSLKDFHPKG
- a CDS encoding DUF5995 family protein, which encodes MDRNLHTIDDVLEELDLIIARELQANSPIGIFAYAYRRTTSAIKQAVLEKRFEDNSRMALFDIVFAELYLDAYYNYVEDRPVRLCWQRSFEPSHKDLSIVQHLMLGMNAHINLDLGIAVSAFSAGGDLQALKNDFFTVNLILLGLVNEIQRRVGKVSRLMVLLDLIGHRTDEKLMGFSMIKARQCAWDLACDLFPLCNAEQEQRIIQADETYARLADKMINPGFLPLNLALKLITHFEEKDMREVIATLQE